From the unidentified bacterial endosymbiont genome, one window contains:
- the tnpB gene encoding IS66 family insertion sequence element accessory protein TnpB (TnpB, as the term is used for proteins encoded by IS66 family insertion elements, is considered an accessory protein, since TnpC, encoded by a neighboring gene, is a DDE family transposase.), giving the protein MIPLPSGTKIWLVAGITDMRNGFNGLAAKVQTALKDDPMSGHVFIFRGRSGSQVKLLWSTGDGLCLLTKRLERGRFAWPSARDGKVFLTPAQLAMLMEGIDWRQPKRLLTSLTML; this is encoded by the coding sequence ATGATCCCGCTACCTTCAGGTACTAAAATCTGGCTGGTTGCCGGTATCACCGACATGCGTAACGGCTTCAACGGCCTGGCCGCAAAGGTGCAGACCGCGCTGAAAGATGACCCGATGTCCGGCCACGTCTTCATCTTCCGGGGACGCAGCGGCAGTCAGGTCAAACTGCTCTGGTCCACCGGTGACGGGCTGTGCCTGCTGACAAAGCGACTGGAACGTGGTCGCTTCGCCTGGCCCTCAGCCCGCGATGGCAAAGTGTTCCTGACGCCGGCGCAGCTGGCGATGCTGATGGAAGGTATCGACTGGCGACAGCCAAAGCGGTTACTGACGTCCCTGACCATGTTGTAG
- a CDS encoding tyrosine-type recombinase/integrase: MDSQAPAEPEKVLTLSEAWAMYKAEKGRNWTKSISMANERYMEVLLTVLGGETDITVITKQDIKQVMEVVENLPKRVVQPYRSMSIQQLIECDDVPPDELVGVEAIHKHLKIYKSLFKTFLTEGKDILPKSPTDGVVAAPSKARFGAYSTAEMKKFVGWALKQPDNWQKWITLLLAYTGARRGEIGKLEKSQIKFDEDSQRYYFLIAEGGQGKTENATRQVVIHPKLIEWGFMEYVDRQWKERIFSEVAGTNMTKIGKVFADLRDQLGIPYLDDYGQRRLLHSIRHSVCSSAMAGWVKNILHLQQTVGHEKSGGITKRYLHTFPLSSVSYVIDGIDWE; encoded by the coding sequence ATGGATTCTCAAGCGCCAGCCGAACCGGAAAAAGTGCTAACCCTTTCTGAAGCGTGGGCTATGTACAAAGCCGAAAAAGGGCGCAACTGGACGAAATCGATCTCAATGGCAAATGAGCGCTACATGGAAGTGCTGCTAACTGTCTTGGGAGGGGAAACTGATATAACGGTAATCACCAAACAGGACATTAAGCAGGTAATGGAAGTCGTTGAAAATCTGCCTAAGCGTGTTGTTCAGCCTTACCGCTCAATGTCCATTCAGCAATTGATAGAATGTGATGACGTGCCACCGGATGAGCTGGTGGGTGTTGAGGCCATCCATAAGCATCTCAAGATCTACAAATCACTGTTCAAAACTTTTCTTACCGAGGGCAAAGACATTCTGCCTAAATCGCCAACTGATGGCGTAGTGGCTGCGCCATCAAAAGCAAGATTTGGCGCATACAGCACGGCGGAGATGAAAAAGTTTGTTGGATGGGCGCTTAAGCAGCCTGATAACTGGCAAAAATGGATCACGTTATTATTGGCATACACGGGGGCGAGAAGAGGCGAGATAGGCAAACTGGAGAAGTCACAAATTAAATTCGACGAAGATAGCCAGCGCTACTATTTCCTGATTGCCGAAGGAGGCCAAGGGAAGACGGAGAATGCTACAAGACAGGTAGTTATTCATCCCAAGCTGATCGAATGGGGATTCATGGAATACGTTGATCGCCAGTGGAAAGAGCGGATCTTCTCAGAAGTGGCGGGTACAAACATGACTAAGATCGGCAAGGTGTTTGCTGACCTACGAGATCAGCTTGGTATCCCGTATCTGGATGATTACGGACAACGGCGGTTACTGCATTCGATCCGCCACAGCGTCTGTTCATCTGCTATGGCTGGTTGGGTGAAAAACATTCTGCACCTACAGCAAACCGTAGGTCACGAGAAAAGCGGAGGGATCACTAAACGCTATTTGCATACGTTTCCCTTATCCTCAGTTTCTTATGTAATTGATGGTATTGATTGGGAGTGA
- the tnpC gene encoding IS66 family transposase — MNDTSSDDILLLKQRLAEQEALNRALLEKLADREREIDHLQAQLDKLRRMNFGSRSEKVSRRIAQMEADLNRLQQESDTLTGRVDDPAVQRPLRQTRTRKPFPESLPRDEKRLLPTESCCPECGGSLSYLGEDAAEQLELMRSAFRVIRTVREKHACRRCDRIVQAPAPSRPIERGIAGPGLLARVLTSKYAEHTPLYRQSEIYARQGVVLSRSVLSGWVDACCRLLAPLDEALQDYVLTDGKLHADDTPVPVLLPGNKKTKTGRLWTYVRDDRNAGSALAPAVWFAYSPDRKGIHPQTHLAGFSGVLQADAYAGFNELYRDGHIKEAACWAHARRKIHDVHVRTPSALTDEALKRIGELYAIEADIRGMPAEQRLAERQLKTKALLKSLENWLREKVKTLSRHSELAKAFTYVLNQWQALTYYADDGWAEADNNIAENALRTVSLGRKNWLFFGSDHGGERGALLYSLIGTCKLNGVAPERYLHHILDVIADWPVNRVGELLPWRITLPAE; from the coding sequence ATGAACGACACCTCTTCTGACGACATCCTTCTGCTGAAACAGCGCCTGGCCGAACAGGAAGCGCTGAACCGCGCCCTGCTGGAAAAGCTGGCCGACCGGGAACGCGAAATAGACCATCTGCAGGCGCAACTGGATAAGCTGCGCCGGATGAACTTCGGCAGTCGTTCCGAAAAGGTATCCCGCCGTATCGCGCAGATGGAAGCTGACCTGAACCGGCTGCAGCAGGAAAGCGATACGCTGACCGGTCGGGTTGATGATCCGGCGGTGCAGCGCCCGCTGCGTCAGACCCGCACCCGCAAACCGTTCCCTGAGTCACTCCCCCGTGATGAAAAGCGGTTGTTACCCACAGAGTCCTGTTGCCCGGAGTGCGGTGGTTCGCTGAGCTACCTGGGTGAGGATGCCGCCGAACAGCTGGAGCTGATGCGCAGCGCCTTCCGGGTTATCCGGACAGTACGTGAAAAGCATGCCTGCCGTCGGTGCGATCGCATCGTTCAGGCCCCGGCGCCTTCGCGCCCCATCGAACGGGGTATCGCCGGACCGGGGCTGCTGGCCCGCGTGCTGACCTCAAAGTATGCAGAGCACACACCGCTGTATCGCCAGTCGGAGATCTATGCCCGCCAGGGTGTGGTGTTGAGTCGTTCTGTACTGTCGGGCTGGGTGGATGCGTGTTGTCGTCTGCTGGCACCGCTGGATGAAGCCCTTCAGGACTATGTCCTGACCGACGGCAAACTCCATGCTGACGATACGCCTGTCCCGGTGCTGTTGCCGGGTAATAAGAAGACGAAGACCGGGCGCTTATGGACGTACGTTCGCGACGACCGCAACGCCGGCTCAGCGCTGGCCCCCGCAGTGTGGTTCGCTTACAGCCCGGACAGAAAAGGTATCCACCCTCAGACCCATCTTGCAGGCTTCAGTGGCGTACTGCAGGCTGATGCCTACGCCGGGTTCAACGAGCTCTACCGCGACGGTCATATAAAGGAAGCCGCGTGCTGGGCCCATGCCCGGCGTAAAATCCATGATGTTCACGTTCGCACTCCCTCAGCGCTCACAGATGAAGCGCTGAAACGGATAGGCGAGTTGTATGCCATCGAAGCGGATATCAGGGGAATGCCAGCAGAACAGCGGCTTGCTGAACGCCAGTTAAAAACGAAAGCGCTTCTTAAATCACTGGAAAACTGGCTGCGTGAAAAAGTGAAAACCCTGTCGCGACACTCAGAGCTGGCAAAAGCGTTCACCTATGTACTGAACCAGTGGCAGGCGTTGACATACTACGCAGACGACGGCTGGGCTGAAGCCGATAACAATATCGCTGAAAATGCGCTGCGGACGGTCAGTCTGGGGCGTAAAAACTGGCTGTTCTTCGGCTCAGACCACGGTGGTGAGCGGGGAGCGCTGCTGTACAGTCTGATCGGGACGTGCAAACTGAATGGAGTAGCTCCAGAACGTTACCTTCACCATATCCTTGACGTCATTGCTGACTGGCCGGTAAACCGGGTTGGTGAACTGCTGCCGTGGCGGATCACACTGCCTGCCGAATAA